Proteins from a single region of Bradyrhizobium diazoefficiens:
- a CDS encoding multicopper oxidase domain-containing protein — MKTRIFEPNRREVLAGLGVSLGACLGASAAGLMAGGAGPLPTAQVVLQARAATLPLRPGQPATPVWELAAASHIGNVRFKRGDRCEVVFRNDLPVPLAPAWYSLNGAVLPDPLLGRAPVAPGSTETSIISIPTAGTLLADFRLFEDRLREPARPLPIIATETTPVAVDRDEILLIEEWRLRPDGTAIPPGQAPKDTPPLYTLNGQTSFELSAAAGERLRLRFINGSQRSVLAIKLESHEVQVMALDGQPAQPFPARNGALVLAPGARVDAFVDATTSAAFVLHDGKEARPIGRLAVSGKAERHTPLPPLQPLPSNDLPEKLDLKGALRFDVALGSPDAGWTRTANFSTASAPAFRAKTGRTVVLALKNSDPVTTAFHLHGHPFRLLDRLDDGWKPYWLDTLAIEPGQTQRIAFAATSRGRWLMESVVTDWAAPRLVRWYGVE; from the coding sequence CCCTTGGAGCCTGCCTCGGAGCCTCCGCGGCTGGTTTGATGGCCGGCGGCGCGGGCCCGCTCCCGACCGCCCAGGTCGTGCTTCAGGCAAGGGCGGCAACGCTGCCTCTCAGGCCGGGTCAACCGGCTACACCGGTCTGGGAGCTGGCCGCCGCAAGCCATATCGGGAACGTCCGTTTCAAGCGTGGCGACCGCTGCGAAGTGGTCTTTCGGAACGACCTGCCTGTGCCGCTCGCGCCAGCCTGGTACAGCCTCAATGGCGCGGTGTTGCCCGACCCCTTGCTGGGACGTGCGCCGGTTGCCCCGGGCTCGACCGAAACCTCAATTATTTCAATACCAACCGCGGGAACCTTGCTGGCCGACTTTCGCCTCTTCGAAGACCGCCTGAGAGAGCCCGCGCGCCCGCTTCCGATCATCGCGACCGAGACAACCCCTGTCGCGGTCGATCGGGATGAGATTCTGCTGATCGAGGAATGGCGCCTGCGGCCGGATGGGACTGCGATCCCCCCGGGCCAGGCCCCAAAGGACACCCCGCCGCTCTACACCCTGAACGGACAGACTTCATTTGAACTCTCAGCCGCCGCCGGCGAGCGGCTGCGGCTGCGCTTCATCAATGGCTCGCAACGTTCTGTTCTGGCGATCAAATTGGAAAGCCATGAGGTCCAGGTGATGGCCCTGGACGGACAGCCGGCACAGCCATTCCCGGCCCGCAATGGCGCCCTGGTGCTGGCCCCCGGCGCCCGCGTCGACGCTTTTGTGGATGCGACCACATCGGCCGCCTTCGTACTGCATGACGGCAAGGAAGCGCGCCCGATCGGGCGCCTCGCGGTCTCTGGCAAAGCGGAGCGACACACGCCTCTCCCGCCGCTGCAGCCCCTCCCTTCGAACGACTTGCCGGAAAAACTCGACCTGAAAGGCGCCCTGCGATTCGATGTCGCGCTCGGCTCCCCCGATGCGGGCTGGACCCGAACGGCCAATTTCTCCACCGCCTCCGCCCCCGCCTTTCGCGCCAAGACCGGCCGCACCGTGGTGCTGGCCTTGAAGAACTCCGACCCGGTCACCACCGCCTTCCACCTGCACGGCCACCCGTTCCGCCTGCTCGACCGGCTCGACGACGGCTGGAAGCCCTACTGGCTCGACACGCTCGCCATTGAGCCCGGCCAGACCCAGCGCATCGCCTTCGCTGCAACGTCGCGGGGGCGATGGCTGATGGAATCCGTGGTGACGGATTGGGCCGCCCCGCGGCTGGTGCGGTGGTATGGGGTGGAATGA
- a CDS encoding NAD(P)H-hydrate dehydratase, translating into MEILTTAEMQRADQLSITAGTPGFKLMLSAGQAVAEVANALVEEGPILIVAGPGNNGGDGFVAAAELAAQGREVSVILMCERDQLKGDAASAARGWKHPVLPFTPQAIGKPALIIDALFGAGLSRPVDGEARAMIEAINANGALVLAVDLPSGINGTSAAVMGVAVNATETVTFFRKKPAHLLLPGRMHCGHVRVADIGIDAQVLDEIRPLTFENDPDFWGAAFPVPRIDGHKYARGHVLAVSGDAAATGAARLAARGALRAGAGLVTLATPRDALAINASALTAVMVRPVDTAIEFGELLGDKRYDTCMIGPGAGIGDRTCDFVHTALTAQRHVVLDADALTSFAANPERLFESIKSSQDAAVVLTPHEGEFPRLFSDLSNKYPGRSKLERVRTAAERSGAVVLLKGPDTTIAAPDGRATIAANAPPWLATAGAGDVLSGIIAGLLAQGVPPFEAASIGVWMHGEAASEAGPGLIAEDLTETLPAVHRRIYSALGIEY; encoded by the coding sequence ATGGAAATTCTAACCACCGCCGAGATGCAGCGGGCTGATCAACTCAGCATCACGGCCGGCACGCCCGGCTTCAAGCTGATGCTCAGCGCGGGCCAAGCGGTCGCTGAAGTCGCCAACGCGCTGGTGGAGGAGGGGCCGATCCTGATCGTCGCCGGCCCCGGCAACAATGGGGGTGACGGTTTTGTCGCGGCCGCCGAGCTTGCTGCCCAGGGCCGCGAGGTCTCGGTCATCCTCATGTGCGAGCGCGACCAGCTCAAGGGTGACGCGGCCTCCGCCGCGCGCGGCTGGAAGCATCCGGTGCTCCCGTTCACTCCGCAGGCGATCGGAAAGCCTGCGCTGATCATTGATGCGTTGTTCGGCGCCGGTCTCAGCCGTCCCGTCGACGGCGAGGCGCGGGCGATGATCGAGGCGATCAATGCCAATGGCGCCTTGGTGCTTGCCGTCGATCTGCCGAGCGGCATCAACGGCACCAGCGCGGCGGTGATGGGCGTCGCCGTAAACGCCACCGAGACCGTCACCTTCTTCCGCAAGAAGCCGGCGCATTTGCTGCTGCCGGGCCGCATGCATTGCGGCCATGTGCGGGTCGCCGACATCGGCATCGATGCACAGGTGCTGGATGAGATCAGGCCGCTGACCTTCGAGAACGACCCGGATTTCTGGGGCGCCGCCTTTCCGGTGCCGCGCATCGACGGCCACAAATACGCGCGAGGGCATGTCCTGGCGGTCTCCGGCGATGCGGCCGCGACTGGCGCTGCGCGGCTCGCCGCCCGTGGCGCCTTGCGCGCCGGTGCGGGCCTGGTGACTTTGGCAACGCCGCGCGATGCGCTCGCGATCAATGCAAGCGCGTTGACGGCTGTGATGGTTCGTCCCGTCGATACCGCGATCGAATTCGGCGAGTTGCTCGGCGACAAGCGTTACGACACCTGCATGATCGGTCCTGGCGCGGGCATTGGCGATCGCACCTGCGACTTCGTCCACACCGCACTCACGGCGCAGCGGCATGTCGTGCTCGACGCGGATGCGCTGACGAGCTTTGCCGCAAATCCCGAGCGCCTGTTTGAATCGATCAAGTCATCGCAGGACGCCGCGGTGGTGCTGACGCCGCACGAGGGTGAGTTTCCGCGCCTGTTCTCCGATCTCAGCAACAAATACCCGGGGCGCTCGAAGCTCGAGCGCGTGCGTACTGCCGCCGAACGCTCCGGCGCGGTCGTATTGCTGAAGGGGCCTGACACCACGATTGCCGCGCCCGACGGCCGCGCCACCATCGCTGCCAACGCGCCGCCCTGGCTGGCGACCGCCGGCGCCGGCGACGTGCTCTCCGGCATCATCGCAGGACTGCTGGCACAGGGCGTGCCACCGTTCGAGGCGGCCAGCATCGGCGTCTGGATGCACGGCGAGGCGGCAAGCGAAGCCGGGCCGGGGCTAATCGCCGAAGATCTGACCGAGACGCTGCCGGCCGTGCACCGGCGGATCTATAGCGCGCTCGGGATCGAGTACTGA
- a CDS encoding P-II family nitrogen regulator, with product MKKIEAIIKPFKLDEVKEALQEVGLQGITVTEAKGFGRQKGHAELYRGAEYIVDFLPKVKIEIVIGDDLVERAIDAIRRAAQTGRIGDGKIFVSNIEEAIRIRTGESGLDAI from the coding sequence GTGAAGAAAATCGAAGCCATCATCAAGCCGTTCAAGCTCGACGAGGTGAAGGAAGCGCTTCAGGAAGTCGGCCTTCAGGGCATCACCGTGACCGAAGCCAAGGGCTTTGGCCGGCAAAAGGGGCACGCCGAACTCTACCGCGGGGCAGAATACATCGTCGACTTCCTGCCCAAGGTGAAGATCGAGATCGTGATCGGCGACGACCTGGTCGAGCGCGCGATCGACGCGATCCGCCGCGCTGCGCAGACCGGACGCATCGGCGACGGCAAGATCTTCGTCTCCAACATCGAAGAGGCGATCCGCATCCGGACCGGCGAATCCGGGCTGGACGCTATCTGA
- the glnA gene encoding type I glutamate--ammonia ligase yields MKTAKDVLKSIKDNDVKYVDLRFTDPRGKWQHVTFDVSMIDEDIFAEGTMFDGSSIAGWKAINESDMCLMPDPVTATIDPFFAETTMVITCDVLEPTTGEPYNRDPRGIAKKAEAMVKSMGVGDSVFVGPEAEFFVFDDVRFSSDPYNTGFRLDSSELPVNSNTEYEGGNLGHRVRTKGGYFPVPPQDSVQDMRSEMLGAMAKMGVKVEKHHHEVASAQHELGMKFDTLTLMADHMQIYKYCIHQVAHIYGKTATFMPKPVYGDNGSGMHVHQSIWKDGKPVFAGNKYADLSETCLHYIGGIIKHAKAINAFTNPSTNSYKRLVPGYEAPVLLAYSARNRSASCRIPYTASPKAKRVEVRFPDPLANPYLGFAAMLMAGLDGIKNKIDPGPAMDKDLYDLPKEELKQIPTVCGSLREALENLDKDRSFLKAGGVFDDDFIDAYIELKMTEVARFEMTPHPIEFDMYYSG; encoded by the coding sequence ATGAAGACCGCCAAAGACGTCCTGAAATCGATCAAGGACAACGACGTCAAATACGTCGACCTGCGCTTCACCGATCCGCGCGGCAAGTGGCAGCATGTGACGTTCGACGTCAGCATGATCGATGAGGACATTTTCGCCGAAGGAACGATGTTCGACGGCTCCTCGATCGCCGGCTGGAAGGCGATCAACGAGTCCGACATGTGCCTGATGCCCGATCCGGTGACCGCGACGATCGATCCGTTCTTCGCCGAGACCACCATGGTCATCACCTGCGACGTGCTCGAGCCGACCACCGGTGAGCCCTACAACCGCGACCCCCGCGGCATCGCCAAAAAGGCCGAAGCCATGGTGAAGTCGATGGGCGTGGGCGACAGTGTATTCGTCGGCCCTGAAGCCGAGTTCTTCGTGTTCGACGACGTCCGCTTCTCGAGCGACCCCTACAATACCGGTTTCCGGCTCGACTCTTCGGAGCTGCCGGTCAACTCCAACACCGAATATGAAGGCGGCAATCTCGGCCACCGCGTCCGCACCAAGGGCGGCTATTTCCCGGTCCCGCCGCAGGACTCGGTGCAGGACATGCGCTCGGAGATGCTCGGCGCCATGGCCAAGATGGGCGTCAAGGTCGAGAAGCACCATCATGAAGTCGCCTCCGCCCAGCACGAGCTCGGCATGAAGTTCGACACGCTGACGCTGATGGCCGACCACATGCAGATCTACAAATACTGCATCCATCAGGTCGCGCACATCTACGGCAAGACGGCCACCTTCATGCCGAAGCCGGTCTATGGCGACAACGGCTCGGGCATGCACGTGCACCAGTCGATCTGGAAGGACGGCAAGCCGGTATTCGCCGGCAACAAATACGCCGACCTGTCGGAGACCTGCCTGCACTATATCGGCGGCATCATCAAGCACGCCAAAGCGATCAACGCCTTCACCAACCCCTCGACCAATTCCTACAAGCGTCTGGTCCCGGGCTATGAAGCCCCCGTGCTGCTCGCCTACTCCGCGCGCAACCGCTCGGCCTCCTGCCGCATCCCCTACACCGCTTCGCCGAAGGCCAAGCGCGTCGAGGTGCGCTTCCCCGATCCGCTCGCCAATCCCTATCTCGGCTTCGCCGCGATGCTGATGGCCGGACTCGACGGCATCAAGAACAAGATCGATCCGGGTCCGGCAATGGACAAGGACCTGTACGACCTGCCGAAGGAAGAGCTGAAGCAGATCCCGACGGTGTGCGGCAGCTTGCGCGAGGCGCTGGAAAACCTCGACAAGGATCGCAGCTTCCTGAAGGCCGGCGGCGTGTTCGACGACGACTTCATCGACGCCTATATCGAGCTGAAGATGACCGAAGTCGCCCGCTTCGAAATGACCCCGCACCCGATCGAGTTCGACATGTACTATTCGGGCTGA
- a CDS encoding slipin family protein produces MMIEYSIYAVLALLVVMFLTQAVRILREYERGVIFTLGRFSGVKGPGLVILIPIVQQLVKVDLRVMVQVVPPQDVISRDNVSVKVNAVLYFRIVDPERAIIKVGDYMAATSQLAQTTLRSVLGKHDLDEMLAERDKLNADIQEILDKQTDVWGIKVTGIEIKDVDINETMIRAIAKQAEAERLRRAKVINAMGEQQAAEKLVEAGRILAQEPQAMQLRYFAALHDIAGERSSTVVFPLPTGLLDHLMPRRDTT; encoded by the coding sequence CTGATGATTGAATATTCGATCTATGCGGTGCTTGCGCTGCTCGTCGTCATGTTTCTTACCCAGGCCGTTCGCATCCTCAGGGAATACGAGCGCGGCGTCATTTTCACGCTCGGCCGCTTCAGCGGGGTGAAGGGGCCGGGCCTCGTCATCCTCATTCCGATCGTGCAGCAGCTCGTCAAGGTCGATCTCAGGGTGATGGTGCAGGTGGTGCCGCCGCAGGACGTGATCTCGCGCGACAACGTCTCGGTCAAGGTCAACGCCGTCCTCTACTTCCGTATCGTCGATCCCGAGCGCGCCATCATCAAGGTTGGCGATTACATGGCCGCGACCAGCCAGCTCGCCCAGACCACGCTGCGCTCGGTGCTGGGAAAGCACGATCTCGACGAGATGCTGGCCGAACGCGACAAGCTGAACGCCGATATCCAGGAGATCCTCGACAAGCAGACCGACGTCTGGGGCATCAAGGTCACGGGTATCGAGATCAAGGACGTCGACATCAATGAAACGATGATACGCGCGATCGCGAAGCAGGCCGAGGCGGAGCGGTTGCGGCGCGCCAAGGTCATCAACGCCATGGGCGAGCAACAGGCCGCCGAAAAGCTCGTCGAGGCCGGCCGCATTCTGGCACAGGAGCCGCAGGCGATGCAGCTGCGTTATTTCGCGGCTCTGCACGACATCGCGGGCGAGCGGTCGTCGACCGTCGTGTTTCCGCTGCCGACGGGCCTGCTCGATCATTTGATGCCGCGGAGGGACACGACGTGA
- a CDS encoding nodulation protein NfeD — translation MWIMKAALIAVTGVVALALCLLPGAAEENGRLALTVTIDGAIGPASASYVKEALATAAARHAEVVILKMNTPGGLNSSMREIIADVLGSSVPVVGYVAPSGAHAASAGTYILYATHIAAMAPGTNIGAATPVQIGGPLPALPSGTPDKESKDKKAEPKDAMTAKVTNDAVAFIRSLAELRNRNADWAEKAVREAATLSANGALEENVIDLVARDQAELLRQTDGRVVEVAGGKTQRLATKNAVVEVVDPGWIARFLAVITDPNVAFILLMVGIYGLIFEFVSPGAIAPGVVGTICLLIGLYALNMLPINYAGLGLMLVGIALLAIEAFNPTVVIGLGGVVAFVLGALMLVRVEAPGYRLSWSVIAVVAAMFTGFVFVVLGALRRARKAPIRVGAQAMRGLSAEVLDWNATEGHVFTHGERWRARGADSFRPGETVEVANIVDLTLVVRRPARLAAKEVNSDD, via the coding sequence GTGTGGATCATGAAGGCGGCCCTCATCGCGGTGACCGGCGTCGTCGCTCTTGCTCTCTGCCTCCTTCCCGGTGCGGCGGAGGAGAACGGCCGTCTTGCACTCACCGTCACGATCGACGGAGCCATCGGGCCGGCGTCGGCGAGCTACGTGAAGGAGGCCTTGGCCACGGCAGCCGCGCGGCACGCCGAGGTCGTGATTCTGAAAATGAACACGCCCGGCGGTCTCAACTCGAGCATGCGCGAGATCATCGCGGACGTGCTTGGTTCGTCCGTTCCTGTCGTGGGATACGTCGCGCCCTCGGGCGCTCACGCGGCGAGCGCGGGGACCTACATTCTGTATGCAACCCATATCGCGGCGATGGCGCCCGGTACCAACATCGGTGCCGCGACGCCGGTGCAGATTGGCGGCCCACTCCCGGCCCTGCCGAGCGGCACGCCGGACAAGGAGAGCAAGGACAAGAAGGCTGAGCCGAAAGACGCGATGACGGCGAAGGTGACGAACGACGCCGTCGCCTTCATCCGAAGCCTTGCCGAGTTGCGCAATCGTAACGCCGATTGGGCCGAAAAAGCGGTCCGTGAAGCCGCCACGCTCTCGGCCAACGGCGCGTTGGAGGAAAACGTCATCGATCTCGTCGCGCGCGATCAGGCCGAATTGCTCAGGCAAACCGATGGTCGCGTGGTCGAGGTGGCGGGCGGCAAGACGCAGCGGCTTGCGACGAAGAACGCCGTAGTCGAAGTCGTCGACCCCGGATGGATCGCCCGATTTCTGGCCGTTATCACCGATCCCAACGTTGCCTTCATTCTCCTGATGGTCGGCATCTACGGCCTGATCTTCGAATTCGTGTCGCCCGGTGCGATCGCCCCGGGAGTGGTCGGGACGATCTGCCTGTTGATCGGCCTCTATGCCCTTAACATGCTGCCGATCAACTATGCCGGCCTCGGCTTGATGCTGGTCGGGATCGCGTTGCTGGCCATCGAGGCGTTCAATCCAACCGTGGTGATCGGTCTTGGCGGCGTCGTCGCCTTCGTGCTGGGAGCGCTCATGCTGGTGCGGGTCGAGGCGCCGGGCTATCGGCTATCATGGTCGGTCATCGCCGTCGTCGCCGCGATGTTCACCGGCTTCGTTTTCGTCGTGCTCGGCGCGCTTCGGCGCGCCCGCAAGGCTCCGATCCGGGTCGGTGCGCAAGCCATGCGTGGCCTGTCCGCCGAGGTCCTCGACTGGAACGCGACCGAAGGTCACGTCTTTACGCATGGCGAACGCTGGCGGGCGCGCGGCGCCGACAGCTTCAGGCCGGGCGAGACGGTCGAGGTCGCCAATATCGTCGATTTAACGCTGGTGGTCCGGCGTCCGGCCCGGCTGGCGGCGAAGGAGGTCAACTCTGATGATTGA
- a CDS encoding gamma-glutamyl-gamma-aminobutyrate hydrolase family protein, with protein MRKPVVGVIGNAHRVENRFQVQMVGERNLRAVAEVSGGLPVMFAGSPDITDIAALLDTVDGVVLTGARANVHPTRFNVDPCEKHEPYDIHRDEVALALSVACVSRGIPLFGICRGLQEMNVAFGGSLHPEIREIPGRMNHRMPRLDNGEIHPDPTVVFADRHDVDLTPGGAFATLLGCDKIRVNSLHGQGILEPGKRVLIEGVAEDGTIEAIRIAEASTFALGVQWHAEYDPQRNPINRKLFEAFGEAMVAKQRAAA; from the coding sequence ATGAGAAAGCCGGTCGTCGGCGTGATCGGGAACGCCCATCGCGTCGAGAATCGATTTCAGGTCCAGATGGTCGGCGAACGCAATTTGCGCGCCGTGGCCGAGGTCTCCGGCGGCTTGCCGGTGATGTTCGCGGGCTCGCCCGACATCACCGATATCGCCGCACTGCTCGATACCGTCGATGGCGTCGTGCTCACCGGGGCCCGTGCCAACGTGCACCCGACCCGCTTCAACGTCGACCCCTGCGAAAAGCACGAGCCCTACGACATCCACCGCGATGAGGTCGCGCTGGCGCTCTCGGTCGCCTGCGTCTCCCGCGGCATTCCGCTGTTCGGCATCTGCCGTGGCTTGCAGGAAATGAACGTCGCTTTTGGCGGCTCGCTGCACCCCGAGATCCGCGAGATCCCCGGCCGCATGAACCACCGCATGCCCCGGCTCGACAATGGCGAGATTCATCCAGATCCGACCGTCGTGTTCGCCGACCGTCACGACGTCGACCTGACGCCGGGCGGCGCGTTCGCAACGCTCCTCGGCTGCGACAAGATCCGGGTCAATTCGCTGCACGGGCAGGGCATCCTCGAGCCCGGCAAGCGCGTGCTGATCGAAGGCGTCGCGGAAGACGGCACCATCGAGGCGATCCGCATAGCGGAGGCGTCGACCTTCGCGCTCGGGGTACAATGGCACGCCGAATACGACCCGCAGCGCAACCCGATCAATCGCAAGCTGTTCGAGGCCTTCGGCGAGGCGATGGTCGCGAAGCAGAGGGCGGCGGCGTAG
- a CDS encoding AI-2E family transporter has protein sequence MSVSRDEQPKSRSDLAWGITTGGIGVVLFTAALVFTWYFAATLLLIFAGMLLGVGLNALTNGLGRHVRLPHAVRLAIVCLALAAMLSGVAYLGGATIAEQASLLSNTIKSQIGNVKSFLDNHGVDTSFFDFGNGASDAEANTPSETPSPATPPRGPLPGAGALASSGGAIVSQTFKLLLGTIHGVGNIFIVLFLGLSFAAQPGVYHDGLLFLAPAKHRTRATLIIDRIGETLERWLIAQIIVMLAVGAVTWIGLAVIGIPGSFILGIQAGLLAFIPTVGAIIAGVVVVLASLASGWIPALSALILFLGVHAMESYVLTPILQRQALDIPPATLFAFQILLGVVFGIWGLALALPLVAIAKVMIDHFKTYEAPPLAEAA, from the coding sequence GTGAGCGTCTCCCGAGATGAACAGCCCAAATCCCGCTCCGATCTCGCCTGGGGGATTACGACCGGCGGCATCGGCGTCGTGCTGTTCACCGCGGCTCTGGTCTTCACTTGGTATTTTGCCGCCACCCTGCTGCTGATCTTCGCCGGCATGCTGCTCGGCGTCGGACTCAACGCGCTGACCAACGGGCTGGGCCGCCATGTCCGGCTGCCGCATGCGGTGCGGCTCGCGATCGTCTGCCTCGCGCTTGCCGCCATGCTGTCTGGCGTTGCCTATCTCGGCGGAGCGACCATCGCTGAGCAGGCTTCGCTGCTCAGCAACACCATCAAGTCGCAGATCGGCAATGTGAAGTCCTTCCTGGACAACCACGGCGTCGACACCAGCTTCTTCGATTTCGGCAACGGTGCATCTGACGCCGAGGCAAATACGCCGTCGGAGACGCCTTCGCCGGCAACGCCCCCGCGCGGTCCCCTGCCCGGCGCCGGCGCGCTGGCCTCCAGCGGTGGAGCGATCGTGAGCCAGACCTTCAAGCTGCTGCTCGGCACCATCCACGGTGTCGGAAACATCTTCATCGTGCTGTTTCTGGGGCTGTCCTTCGCCGCGCAGCCCGGCGTCTATCACGACGGGCTGCTGTTTCTCGCACCGGCGAAACATCGCACCCGCGCGACCCTCATCATCGACCGTATCGGCGAGACGCTGGAGCGTTGGCTGATCGCGCAGATCATCGTCATGCTTGCGGTCGGGGCGGTAACCTGGATCGGGCTTGCCGTCATTGGCATCCCCGGCTCGTTCATCCTGGGAATCCAGGCCGGCCTGCTGGCCTTCATCCCGACCGTCGGCGCCATCATCGCCGGCGTCGTCGTGGTGCTGGCGAGCCTCGCCTCGGGCTGGATCCCGGCGCTATCCGCGCTGATCTTGTTCCTCGGCGTGCACGCGATGGAGAGCTACGTGCTGACGCCCATTCTCCAGCGCCAGGCGCTGGACATCCCGCCGGCCACGCTGTTCGCGTTCCAGATCCTGCTCGGTGTCGTTTTCGGAATCTGGGGCCTAGCGCTGGCGCTGCCACTCGTCGCCATCGCCAAGGTCATGATCGACCATTTCAAGACGTACGAGGCGCCGCCCCTCGCGGAGGCGGCCTGA
- a CDS encoding antibiotic biosynthesis monooxygenase family protein: MITEIAQIDVKPGSEKDFEAAVAKAKAAFGRSKGFHGFELHKSIEKPQRYRLMVKWATLENHTVDFRGSENFTEWRGLVGQYFASPPEVEHTETVLTT; the protein is encoded by the coding sequence ATGATCACCGAGATCGCGCAAATCGACGTCAAGCCGGGCAGCGAAAAGGACTTTGAGGCCGCCGTCGCCAAGGCCAAGGCCGCTTTCGGCCGCTCCAAGGGCTTTCACGGTTTCGAACTGCACAAGTCGATCGAGAAGCCGCAGCGCTACCGGCTCATGGTGAAGTGGGCGACGCTGGAGAACCATACCGTCGATTTCCGCGGCTCCGAGAATTTTACGGAATGGCGCGGCCTCGTCGGCCAGTATTTTGCCTCGCCCCCGGAGGTCGAGCACACGGAGACCGTGCTGACGACCTGA
- a CDS encoding GGDEF domain-containing protein: MSLDSITLYLVATMIAALLGAMMVFFGRQENSPALKWWGTAYLLGAASVALWTATGDKLGSHLYVALNAVGFVACGMVWNAARVFHGRKPNWPGLVLGAFAWAATVTLLDPAASMMRMIIGAGIVSIYAALTASELWVERRKSLQRRWPAFVVPVMHGCVLMLPILLGSFLRPNDAGFSGSVWVTVFAVELVLYAVGTVFVIFMLVSERTVTAHRTAASTDPLTGMLNRRGFSEACARMIDREAKGGRPVTVMIFDIDHFKSINDRFGHPAGDEMLKLFSTVVVNNLRISDLSGRIGGEEFAALLPCALEEGVLVAERVREAFETSGVVVDEGPVDTTVSIGVAGGPAGTELEVLLASADTALYQAKRGGRNRVEAAEELPLSLENWRRQSAARIGVPKGQSKTQPATA, from the coding sequence ATGTCGCTCGATAGCATCACGCTCTATTTGGTCGCCACGATGATCGCCGCATTGCTCGGCGCCATGATGGTGTTTTTCGGCAGGCAGGAGAACAGCCCCGCGTTGAAATGGTGGGGCACCGCCTATCTGCTCGGCGCGGCCTCCGTCGCGCTGTGGACGGCAACGGGCGACAAGCTCGGGTCGCACCTCTATGTCGCCTTGAACGCGGTCGGCTTCGTCGCCTGCGGCATGGTGTGGAATGCGGCGCGCGTGTTCCACGGCCGGAAGCCGAACTGGCCGGGTCTCGTGCTCGGCGCGTTCGCCTGGGCCGCGACGGTGACGCTGCTCGACCCGGCCGCCTCGATGATGCGCATGATCATCGGCGCCGGCATCGTCTCGATCTACGCGGCGCTGACAGCAAGCGAGCTCTGGGTCGAACGGCGCAAGAGCCTGCAACGGCGCTGGCCGGCCTTCGTGGTGCCGGTGATGCACGGCTGCGTGCTGATGCTGCCGATCCTGCTCGGCAGCTTCCTGCGCCCGAACGATGCCGGCTTCTCCGGCAGTGTCTGGGTCACGGTGTTCGCCGTCGAGCTCGTGCTCTACGCCGTCGGCACGGTGTTTGTGATCTTCATGCTGGTGTCCGAGCGCACCGTCACCGCGCACCGCACCGCGGCGTCGACCGATCCGCTGACCGGCATGCTCAACCGCCGCGGCTTCTCGGAAGCCTGTGCGCGCATGATCGATCGCGAGGCCAAGGGCGGCCGCCCGGTCACGGTGATGATCTTCGACATCGACCATTTCAAGTCGATTAACGATCGCTTCGGCCATCCCGCCGGCGACGAGATGCTGAAACTGTTCTCGACCGTGGTCGTCAACAATCTGCGCATCTCGGACCTGTCGGGCCGCATCGGCGGCGAGGAGTTCGCTGCGCTGCTGCCCTGCGCGCTGGAGGAAGGTGTGCTGGTTGCCGAGCGCGTGCGCGAGGCGTTCGAGACCTCCGGCGTCGTGGTCGACGAAGGTCCTGTTGACACCACTGTCAGCATCGGTGTGGCCGGCGGCCCCGCCGGCACCGAGCTCGAGGTTCTGCTGGCCTCGGCCGACACCGCGCTCTACCAGGCCAAGCGCGGCGGCCGTAACCGCGTCGAGGCCGCGGAGGAGCTGCCGTTGTCGCTGGAGAACTGGCGCCGCCAGAGCGCCGCGCGGATCGGTGTGCCCAAGGGGCAATCCAAGACGCAGCCGGCGACGGCCTGA
- the rpsI gene encoding 30S ribosomal protein S9 — protein MAESIQSLDQLSQLKTAAAPDAPKHEKKVDKFNRAYATGKRKDAVARVWIKPGAGKVTVNAREVEVYFARPVLRMMIEQPFSVAARSGQYDVICTVAGGGLSGQAGAVRHGISKALTYFEPELRSVLKKGGFLTRDSRVVERKKYGKAKARRSFQFSKR, from the coding sequence ATGGCCGAATCCATTCAGTCGCTCGACCAACTCTCGCAGCTCAAGACCGCGGCGGCGCCCGATGCGCCCAAGCACGAGAAGAAGGTCGACAAGTTCAACCGCGCCTACGCCACCGGCAAGCGCAAGGACGCGGTCGCCCGCGTCTGGATCAAGCCCGGCGCCGGCAAGGTCACCGTCAATGCGCGCGAGGTCGAGGTCTATTTCGCCCGTCCCGTGCTGCGCATGATGATCGAGCAGCCGTTCTCCGTGGCCGCGCGTTCCGGCCAGTACGACGTGATCTGCACCGTCGCAGGCGGCGGTCTGTCCGGTCAGGCCGGTGCAGTGCGCCATGGCATCTCCAAGGCGCTCACCTATTTCGAGCCCGAGCTGCGCAGCGTGCTCAAGAAGGGCGGCTTCCTCACCCGCGACTCCCGCGTGGTCGAGCGCAAGAAGTACGGCAAGGCCAAGGCCCGCCGGTCCTTCCAGTTCTCGAAGCGTTAA